From Tripterygium wilfordii isolate XIE 37 chromosome 13, ASM1340144v1, whole genome shotgun sequence, the proteins below share one genomic window:
- the LOC120011768 gene encoding probable 2-oxoglutarate-dependent dioxygenase AOP1: MGSQTPLKLPVIDFTTPGALNQGSPEWDSVKVQVREALEEYGCFEAVYDELSLELRKAHFGVVEKLFDLPTDVKKLNVYEKPFHGYRGHYPDVFETMEVDCANVLQQVEENFINKFWPQGNPDLSKTIHSFSRQVAEFDGVVRRMVLESLCIEKYWEEHMNSTDYVLTVNRYLPSQNGDESHLGLLSHTDKTTTSLLFGKDLDGLEIQTKQGDWINVKLSSANSLFYMAGDALYAWTNGNLFNAIHRVMMRGNITRYTTGLFSVPKEGYMVTVPEELVDEEHPLQFKPFDHFEYLKFLAEHFDPSSIVPEVSNIKTYCGT, translated from the exons ATGGGATCCCAAACACCTCTTAAGCTACCAGTCATAGACTTCACAACACCTGGTGCACTAAATCAAGGTAGTCCTGAGTGGGATTCAGTGAAAGTTCAAGTAAGGGAAGCACTGGAAGAGTATGGTTGTTTTGAGGCTGTGTACGACGAACTTTCACTGGAGCTCCGAAAGGCCCATTTTGGTGTCGTGGAAAAGCTTTTCGATCTCCCTACGGATGTTAAAAAGCTAAATGTTTATGAAAAACCCTTTCATGGCTATCGTGGTCATTACCCGGACGTATTCGAAACCATGGAGGTTGACTGTGCCAATGTCTTGCAACAAGTCGAAGAAAACTTCATCAACAAATTCTGGCCTCAAGGGAATCCCGATTTAAG CAAAACTATACACTCTTTCTCTAGACAGGTAGCAGAGTTTGATGGTGTTGTTAGAAGGATGGTCTTGGAAAGCCTGTGTATTGAGAAATACTGGGAAGAACATATGAACTCGACCGACTATGTGCTTACAGTAAATAGATATTTACCATCTCAAAACGGTGATGAGTCCCATCTTGGGTTACTTTCTCACACTGATAAAACAACGACCTCCCTTTTGTTTGGAAAAGACTTGGATGGTCTAGAGATACAAACAAAGCAAGGAGACTGGATCAACGTCAAACTATCTTCTGCTAATTCTCTTTTTTACATGGCTGGGGATGCTCTCTAT GCATGGACAAATGGGAATCTATTCAATGCGATTCATCGTGTAATGATGAGAGGAAATATAACAAGGTACACAACAGGGTTGTTTTCGGTCCCAAAAGAAGGCTACATGGTGACGGTTCCAGAAGAGCTGGTGGACGAAGAACACCCTTTGCAATTTAAACCTTTTGATCATTTCGAATACCTCAAATTCTTAGCTGAACATTTTGATCCTAGTTCAATTGTACCTGAAGTTTCCAACATTAAAACTTATTGTGGCACATAA
- the LOC120012534 gene encoding probable 2-oxoglutarate-dependent dioxygenase AOP1.2, whose translation MGSQTPLKLPIIDFTTPGTLNQGSLEWDSLKVQVREALKEYGCFEAVYDELPPKLRKSHFSIVEELFNLPTDVNKAESITDPKSGAPLPIGLIAWANGHLYNAVHRVMMRGNITRYSTGLFSVPREGYVLKVSKELVKGSLEGAGNDEDQTSRICHLLS comes from the exons ATGGGATCCCAAACACCTCTTAAGCTACCAATAATAGACTTCACCACACCTGGCACACTAAATCAAGGCAGTCTTGAGTGGGATTCACTGAAAGTTCAAGTAAGGGAAGCACTGAAAGAGTACGGTTGCTTTGAGGCTGTGTATGACGAACTTCCACCAAAACTCCGAAAGTCCCATTTCAGTATcgtggaagagcttttcaatcTCCCTACCGATGTTAACAAAGCTGAGAGTat CACTGATCCCAAGAGTGGTGCTCCACTGCCAATTGGGTTAATT GCATGGGCAAATGGGCATCTGTACAATGCGGTTCATCGTGTAATGATGAGAGGAAATATAACACGGTACTCAACAGGGTTGTTTTCAGTCCCAAGAGAAGGCTACGTGTTGAAGGTTTCAAAAGAGCTGGTGAAGGGTAGTCTTGAAGGGGCTGGGAATGATGAAGACCAAACTTCTCGTATATGTCACCTACTTAGTTAA